From the genome of Tripterygium wilfordii isolate XIE 37 chromosome 6, ASM1340144v1, whole genome shotgun sequence:
AGTCACGCCCGATTTCCTCTCCAGTGAAACCTCTGGCGTCTCCGTTGAAATCTACTCCGTCGGGTACCTCCGTGACCGGCTAGTTGGAACTGTCCGCTTCCTCATCAGCAACCTCCCTCGTTCTCCCCTGAAAACCCCCTCCTTCAGCGCCCTCCAGATCCAACGCCCTTCCGGAAGGTTCCATGGCGTTATGAACATTGCTGCCATGCTTATTAGCTCCTCCGATTTCGTCTCTCTCGACGGAGTATCGGCGATTGGGTATCGCGATCTCATGGGCAAGGGCAGACGTCGTTTGAGCCGCCGTGACAACCGCCGCAAACCGTCCAATTCTTTGAGCATGGATCTCTCCGGAGAGAATCCTCACTTCACCGCTGATTCTGATTCGATAGATTCATCAGACGGCGCTGATTCGACGACTTCTTCTTCGTCAACAGCATCGACGGCGTTAAGGGACTGGAATGGGGTACGAGATTTGGCGGGAACGAATCTCATGAGGTCATCATCTGCTGCTTGTGGGCTCTCTCTCTGTGGTTTACTCTGTCAGAGTAAAGTTGGTTTCGGAACGTTGGATCAGAACTCTCTGAAAGACAGAAACTAAAGGTACGGTCGAGATTGCTTTGGGGAGACTACGAAGATAGCCGATGAACCGTAGAGATCGTTTTTGTACTGTTACATTGATTCACCTGGTCCGTCCAATCAGTGACTTTTAGGCAATGAACTGTAGAGATCTCCTCTCCTGTCTACTACTCTACTAGGCATTGTGATTGGTTGTGAATTGTTTCTACAATTTAATCTTTTTACTTGTGAATTCTTGGATTTACAATCTCAAGGCAATAAGAAAAATTCATATTGCTTTGTTTGAATCTTATTCATTTTTCATATCCTTGCCTTCAAGTTCCATATATGGTGAAAGAACTAGAGCTTGTGTAAACGATCGGTTTTCACAAAAATTTAATCGATTAATCGGTTATCGACGGTTAattgtttggtttgatttttcgGATAATTTCTTACAGAAAGAACAAacaggaaaagaaaagatataACAGAGTAGTTTGATGGATAGAATCATGACAGTCTGTTCAGTGTTCACGAATTATTTCTCACCAAAAGACagcaaaaggaaaacaaatcaCTGATTCACTGGGAGAGATGAAGACGTAGAAAATATGGCACACTTGCTCTGAGCCTTTATTTTACCCTTCtgggttcatcttcttcatatgCTATTTTTGTTGAGGAAGCTGATGATGAGTGCATTCACCTGGTCTGGAAATTGTTCTTGAACGAAGTGGCTCCCTTCTGCGAGGAAAGTTACATCCAAGTTTGGTATAATATGCTTCATTTGCCCACCCCTTATGAACTCTTCCATCCCTGGcatttttaggacataatccttGTCACCCATGATTAGCAGTGCTGGAGCTGAGACTTTGGGATTGGGATCACTTATTCCACAATCCAGTTTTAAGGCCCTACACAGAATCAGACCAACTGCTATAGTGAATTTGATACATTAATGTCTATTTCTAAAGTTGTGAAGAAGATATTACCTGTATGGAACCTGCAATGGAAAACGAAAGCCAGAATTCTCGTACAAGGATCCATAAACTTCAAGATCTTCCTCCGAGAACCATGGCGGAAGAGGAGTTGAAGGGTCAACCAAGTCCATTATCTCCTGGTCATCACTAGCTACAGGAAGCTCGGCTCCAGAGAAGAGAATGTAGATGTTTTTAACCACTGTTTTAACATCTAAGCGGCCGAAATCTGCTTCAGCTCGCCCTGGCTCCTGTTATTAGTTTGAAATCACAAGTAATTGGTAGAATGTATATGGTTGTGATTTTTCTCATTGAAAAGTTTATGCATTTTTACCTCCCACCTTGTCACATAGAAACCTTTAGGCATGAGATCGGTTGGGAGGGAAGCCGGACCTGGTAAAATGAAAGGAACACCTAGTGTCACCAACCCATAAAGCCTGTCAGGGTGAATGACAGACAGCATGTTTGCTGGTATGGCTCCAAGGTCCTTCCCTACAAGAAAAACCTGCTACCaacattgaagaaaaaaatgttcGATCAAAAATTACTTCTAATCAGTATCTGCTAATCAAATCTAATCTCGAAAACACTCGCTAAGTTTTATGCAAACTGAAACATCTTCATCAATGTCTCTGTATTTTCCAGTCTCTGAATTAGTAGATGGCCATGTGAATAAATCATCATAAACTTTGCATGCAATTATATGGAATTTTATCAAATTTGATTGTAGAAACATCTTCTCTCACCATAAGTGCTTGTAGACTGAGTTCTCTATTgttttttcaatataaatctatAGAACAGATGATTTTCAAATTAATTCAGAGTTCATACCAACAAGTTCAGTTTAGTGTTGACTACTCATACTATATGTATGAAACTTGAAAGACTTTAACTTTGTGTTGCTGCTACTTACCTTGCTGATGCCAAGAGCATTGAGAAGGCCAACCACATCGTCGACAAGGTCCATGAAGGTTCCTTTCTCTGGCTCAGGAGGCCGCTCAGAGAGGCCATAGCCCCTAAAATCGATGGCTATTGCCCGATAACCAGCGTTTGCAACAGCGATCATCTGGTGTCTCCAGGAGTACCATATTTCAGGGAATCCATGCAAGAACAGCACCACCTTAGGACCTAGCCAAACAAGACCCAACAAGATTCAGCACAAACAAATGAACAGCAAGTTAAATTGCAAAGCTGAAATATTTCACAACTTTATGCTTACCAGAGCCGATCTCGGCTACATGAAGCTTCAGACCTCTGACTTCTACATGGGTGTGCTTGATCTGTTCCATGGTAGAATCACTCACTCACACAGAGACAgatagagaaatagagagagagagagagagatgactcTCTTGGACACAAAATGTGTGGTTATATTTAGAACTACTCTAAATTTACGAAATTTTGTGTAGGCTCTGTTGACTTCACTATTGGAGAGAgaaccaaccacatttatataAACACAAGTTTCTGTCTTATACCATCGTTTCCCATGTGAAGAGGATTCGCAGGTATCATTAATAATAAACTAAATGCCAGATGTGGAAAGaaaatttatgtttatgttATTGGTTGGTTATTCACAGGATCACTAGTATCAAGATGGCTCATATGGTCAACACTTTGAAGCTCATGATGAAGATTTTTCTAATCTCATTCGTCATAAACTAGGACAACTTCTGAAACGAATGAACAATAATAAAATGTGTAGGAACTATGTGCACAGTTGTCCGAAGACCACATTTTTGGCTGTCTATGTCAGGGGTAGGCCAGTTTGGATCAAGGCATATTCTTGTCCAAAGCAAATCAGATGGACCAAAACCATCTGATAGAATTTGACCAGTTACAATAGTTCATTGATTGAATAAGTAGAGAAAAATTGTTTTCATTTCTTGGCTTCCACATGCACTCTGCAACTGCAAGGACATGCGAAGTGAGGCTAGCAGGAAACCTAACAAAACGAATGTAacgaaaacaaaccaaaaaaaatacaaagggGAAACCAGCATCCACTACATCACATCCCTGTGAAGTGAGGTCTCTAAATTACGAAGCAAAGCACGCAACACGGTTTCTGTTTCATTGAAAATAATTGAGATGAATACTGTAATGAAGCAAAGCAGACTGAAATAACCACAAACCAGGAAAATCTTAATGTGGCTACCTGTTGTAGCACAAAGTCGTCAAAGAATCCATCTCTTGCGATTGCAAACTTTATTAAAAAGTGTATCATAATAATCAGACAGTAACAACGGACATGGTCTGCCTAACACCCATCCAATACCATGGCAGATACAATTTTCATACGGATTTTACAGTACAGATCCTACAAAGGGAATGGTGCAACTCACAATGAACTTGGGAATGCTTCTGAGTTCTGACTGACAACAAGCATTAAAGTGAGTGAAGTTATACTCTCTGCCTATGGCTGCCTCTGCACTGATACTTCTGGCTACAGGCACCAGCAGTGTTAGATTCAACTCAGAACTCATTTACATGGGCTCTCATGACATGCTAATCATCAACTTAATATGATTTGTGAGCATCTTTCAATCCAATTGCCTGGGTAGAAGAACTGAAAAATATTGATAATCTGTTGAGTCTACCGGCTCCTAGTTATTCTTTCTGCACAAGATGCTCAACATCACCTAGTTCCACTTCACTTGCTAGGCCTCCAGTTTCATTTTGAAATAGCATCTCAATCTGCTCTAGTGACTTTCCTTTAGTCTCAGGAACAATTGTGTAAACAAAGACAACAGAGAGAGCTGAAATTgctgagaaaatgaagaatgtTCCACCCACTGTAATTGCACGGGAAACGGAAAGGAAAGACATGGCGACCAAGCCACTGCAAACCCTATTTCCCACTGCCCCAAGTGCTACTGCTTGGGCACGCAGCCTCAATGGGAATATTTCAGATGTCAAAACCCAGCAAACAGGGCCAACCCCAATGGAAAAGAAAGCCACATTCCCACAAACGAATAAAATTGCTGAAGCAATCCCAACCTGTCCTTTTCCCAGTACTGAGAGACAGAGCCCCAGACTGAATAAACAAATAGTCATTCCAATTGTGCTTATGTAGAGCAAGGGCTTTCTGCCAAGTTTGTCGATGAGAAATATAGCTACCAAGATAAAGGCCGTCTTCGACACACCCACAGCAACTGTTGCAGCAAGAACATTTGAATTTCCCTCAACTCCAGCTTCTTTGAAGATTTCAGGGCTGTAATAAACAGTTGCATCTATTCCTGTGATCTGTTGGAAACACTGGATTCCAACACCAACGGCCAACATCCGTCTAACTGAAGGAGAAGGGCTCAACAGTTCCCGCCACACAGCTTTTTCTTCATGCTTCTCTCCATTAGTAAAACCAGCAGCTTGTTGTATTTCTGCAAGTCTCTCCTCCACCTCTCCTTCATTCTCATTTGTTTTCAACAGCACCAATTTTGCTTCTTCAACTCGATTCTGCATGACCAACCACCTCGGTGACTCAGGGATTACGAAGAGTGCAAATCCGATAAAGATTGAGGGCAAAATTCCCACAGCAAGCATTACTCTCCAGTTTGTATGCACTGGAAGACCTGAAAATGCATAGTTGGAAACATATCCAAGTAAGATACCGAAATTAATGAAAATCTCTGGGAAGGAGGTAAGTGAGCCTCTAGCTACACTGGGTGATATCTCAGCTATATAGACAGGAGCAATCATGACTCCAAGGCCTATTCCAACCCCAGCCAAGAATCTTCCTATCATTAGTACTTGAAACGAAGGAGCAAGTGTCATTATAGCTGCACCAATTTGGAAGATAACTGCAGCTAAACCCATTGTCCATTTTCTACCAATAATATCGGATGTTCTTCCACCAGCCAAACTACCAAAAAGGGAAACAACGCTCAGAATTCCGACAAGTACTTCTTCCTGTACTTCAGTTATCTTTAAATCTTCTTGAATGAATATGATGGCTCCACTCATGACACCTACATCTGCATATTGAATCAAATTACTCAATTGTTATAGCATCTCATTAATTTCTTTCAATACACAAGAGGaaacaataaaaacaagtaTATGGTTTTTGACTTGTTTATAGTTCTATTATACACAGTACATAGAAGAAAcagtgaaaaatcaaaatcaaaaggtAATCAACAAACATTGGAGTTCCATAAACAGATTATGGGACGAAAGAAAAACTTCAATTCCTTGAGTGCATAGGAACGAGGAAAAATATGCAAACCAAGAAACAAAATACAGGATCATGACTGAATTTCTCTGCAATAATCCAAAATCCTTGGTGATTTCGCAAGTGTTTTCTTGTGATCTGCAAGGCTCTTACGCACCATCCGGTCTGACAAAATACACAACCGATACTCCTTCCACCCTTGAGTTGTGGAATGCCACTCACAAGATCGAATGTAGGCGTACAGTTGTATGTGGGGTAGGGTAGTTCAATTAAATAAGTGATAACtaacattgaaaaaaacaacagCGTAAACTGGTGGAGCAGCAGGATTGACAAGTGAGAAATGAATTGACGCGTAAGCATACTGCAAATATGCTTCTTCCAGACCAGGTTTCAGTGATATTGCAATGTCTCGCACAAAAGATCTGTTGTAAATACACAAGATCTGCATAGAAGTCCAACTCTTTCACCATGGGGACACCTCAATGGCTTGAAATTGGCAATTCTAACTTAGATGCCTCATGTACAACTCCCAGAGTAGTGGAATGTGGCATTTATTGAATTGGAAGAGGATAACCCTAGCCTTAGAGCCAACTGACCTCTTGACAAACCAAAACAAGTTCATAAAAACATTTATCCTTGTGAACCTATCATTATTGCTCAGTCAGTAAGGCAAAGAAGTTAATTCAAATCCTTTGATGACTGAGAAAACTTCAAACTTCATATCCTAACATGATTaaggtttgaaattttttattatcctTTTATTAGACAACAGAAAAATCAccaaaagaaacaacaattgGCCTCGAATCAATAGAGCATAAGGGTAGACAGATCAAAGGCAGATCACATTAGGCCACAAACAGAAAGAATATTTTTGTGAAGAACAATGTAAATAGCAGCAACTTACCATATCCAAGAAGAACATTATTGAGAGAAGCGAAAACAGCACAGGCTATTACATATTTTCTGGTACTGCTCCTCCTGTCTTGATAAACATGATGTGAAGCATCATCACCATCCTCAGGGAGCTCGGAATCCATTCTCCTGTATTTGTTCTTGCTCCCAAGAGACACCCCTGCCAACCCCATCTCTGTCCTCCCATTTTCTTGGACACCCACCATTCCCATTTCTCCTACCCCCTATTTCCCCCCTGTATTCCCCCAATCCAAAAACGGAGAGACACAGCAAACCCAGTAGCTCCGGCGACCGGGGATTAAGCCAtggatttgggttttctttcctAGATCCAGAAAAGAAAGACGAGAGGAGGAATAGTCTAAGGCAAGTgggtcctttttctttttccttttcagtTTTCAGACAAGCAAGCAACTCACTTGCAACTTCTTTGGCTTTATCTACCGTTTAATAGCTAGAAAAACGTTAAAACACATCACAAGGCCTTGACCTCCTACTTTAATTAAGGTTTAATGGCGCTTTCGAGGCGACATCAAGAACTCGCAGCTGTTACCATGTGTGGTAAACTGGTAATTCTCCTCCTGACTCATCTCTTTGAAAATTCACCTACTATTTTTGTTCAAGCAAAGATGACGATGGACTCTTGACTACTATCAATCTAGTACATGGCTTGCATCGCCATGCCTGTCCATCTCCGTTTGTCGTTTTGGgatttttcttttcctaatCCTCTCTTGTTTAACACTAATTAACTTGAGCTTATGAGATGAAAGGACACCACTTGCTGTTGCTGTCATTACATCAAGGTAACATTCTAACTTCAAAAcaccaaatatcaatacatccacatcaacaaaacacttctctcaatataaccacataagcaaaacacctTTTATAATACAATTATATcgacaaaagacaacatctttgttggttcAATAATTAtctaccattgcaagtgcctaAGTGGAATTCACAGAGACATAGCCACCAACTTCTTGATCTGGTCACTGGTCAGTTTTCTAGTGCGTTGATGAATCAACTCTCTCCTCCGTTGACTTTGACCTCCGTTGATGGCCAAAATGTACGCGAGGAGCACTAGCCATTTTTGGGCCTTGGCCCACATTTCCTGATGGACCTGGTGCTCAAATGCGGCCCATACCTTCTTATTTTTGTGCTGGAGCTGTGATGGACTCGTTGCTTTTATAGGTTAGAATCAGGACCTAGGCCCAATCTATTCGATCATTCTATGGGCCTAAAAGCCCATATGTGCTTTTTCGCGATGACAGTTTGGAAATTGGAACTGGATGTCGGTTTTCTTATATGTGCTTA
Proteins encoded in this window:
- the LOC120000308 gene encoding probable polyol transporter 4; its protein translation is MGMVGVQENGRTEMGLAGVSLGSKNKYRRMDSELPEDGDDASHHVYQDRRSSTRKYVIACAVFASLNNVLLGYDVGVMSGAIIFIQEDLKITEVQEEVLVGILSVVSLFGSLAGGRTSDIIGRKWTMGLAAVIFQIGAAIMTLAPSFQVLMIGRFLAGVGIGLGVMIAPVYIAEISPSVARGSLTSFPEIFINFGILLGYVSNYAFSGLPVHTNWRVMLAVGILPSIFIGFALFVIPESPRWLVMQNRVEEAKLVLLKTNENEGEVEERLAEIQQAAGFTNGEKHEEKAVWRELLSPSPSVRRMLAVGVGIQCFQQITGIDATVYYSPEIFKEAGVEGNSNVLAATVAVGVSKTAFILVAIFLIDKLGRKPLLYISTIGMTICLFSLGLCLSVLGKGQVGIASAILFVCGNVAFFSIGVGPVCWVLTSEIFPLRLRAQAVALGAVGNRVCSGLVAMSFLSVSRAITVGGTFFIFSAISALSVVFVYTIVPETKGKSLEQIEMLFQNETGGLASEVELGDVEHLVQKE
- the LOC120000311 gene encoding uncharacterized protein LOC120000311, producing METSVLEINLISAQGLKLPSSHLGTQQTYAVAWVDSSTKLRTRVDRVGAENPTWNDQFFFRVTPDFLSSETSGVSVEIYSVGYLRDRLVGTVRFLISNLPRSPLKTPSFSALQIQRPSGRFHGVMNIAAMLISSSDFVSLDGVSAIGYRDLMGKGRRRLSRRDNRRKPSNSLSMDLSGENPHFTADSDSIDSSDGADSTTSSSSTASTALRDWNGVRDLAGTNLMRSSSAACGLSLCGLLCQSKVGFGTLDQNSLKDRN
- the LOC120000310 gene encoding bifunctional epoxide hydrolase 2-like codes for the protein MEQIKHTHVEVRGLKLHVAEIGSGPKVVLFLHGFPEIWYSWRHQMIAVANAGYRAIAIDFRGYGLSERPPEPEKGTFMDLVDDVVGLLNALGISKVFLVGKDLGAIPANMLSVIHPDRLYGLVTLGVPFILPGPASLPTDLMPKGFYVTRWEEPGRAEADFGRLDVKTVVKNIYILFSGAELPVASDDQEIMDLVDPSTPLPPWFSEEDLEVYGSLYENSGFRFPLQVPYRALKLDCGISDPNPKVSAPALLIMGDKDYVLKMPGMEEFIRGGQMKHIIPNLDVTFLAEGSHFVQEQFPDQVNALIISFLNKNSI